One window of Paraburkholderia sprentiae WSM5005 genomic DNA carries:
- a CDS encoding SEL1-like repeat protein → MKHMKLKQAVIVLAVALVAASPAVAQQQASDQCEQNPAYRHGLQKYVKGDFQGTLADVQPLADDGDACGQWLLGQMYNFGQGVPKDHSKFVELVGKSAAQGYSKARGQAYAMGLNTK, encoded by the coding sequence ATGAAACACATGAAACTGAAACAGGCGGTAATCGTATTGGCAGTCGCTCTCGTGGCTGCATCGCCGGCAGTGGCACAGCAGCAGGCAAGCGACCAATGTGAACAGAACCCTGCATATCGCCACGGCCTCCAGAAGTATGTCAAAGGCGATTTCCAAGGTACGCTCGCAGACGTTCAACCACTAGCCGACGACGGGGACGCCTGCGGCCAGTGGTTGCTCGGACAGATGTACAACTTCGGCCAAGGGGTGCCCAAAGACCATTCCAAGTTTGTCGAGTTAGTCGGAAAGTCAGCCGCGCAGGGTTACAGCAAAGCTCGCGGACAAGCCTATGCGATGGGCTTGAACACGAAATAG
- a CDS encoding nucleotidyl transferase AbiEii/AbiGii toxin family protein, protein MFNRKHHQNIIRVLDKLDADVLERAGCFFGGGTAIVLATNEYRESVDIDFLVGTTEGYRQIRELVSDKDINKLAKEPIPLLRDVRKDRDKISAVLNAGEGERPIKLEIVLEGRIPLSGQRIAGIPVATLSRVDLYAEKMLANADRWNDASVMYRDAIDIAMMIDHWGQIPSEAIEKTRPIYGDAVTTDLRKVTQFLSSNESALNRALASMAMDPELAPRITALLQAEVRRIEGKPLSQETGLPDDITRELDARGLVSQRLNVDRGLYTGSVLLVSGRHAVQDIGRKTVAVHQLADGEARPTVGGQYRVQYHYGHADWEPKNRSGKELGR, encoded by the coding sequence ATGTTTAATCGCAAACACCATCAAAACATCATCCGGGTCCTCGATAAGCTGGACGCGGACGTGTTGGAGCGCGCCGGATGCTTTTTCGGGGGCGGCACGGCAATTGTGCTTGCGACCAACGAGTACCGGGAGTCGGTTGATATCGACTTTCTTGTCGGCACGACAGAAGGCTATCGTCAGATCCGCGAGCTCGTTTCCGACAAAGATATAAATAAACTAGCGAAGGAGCCGATACCGTTGCTCCGCGACGTTCGAAAGGACCGGGACAAGATTTCCGCCGTCCTTAATGCCGGCGAAGGAGAACGGCCGATCAAACTGGAAATCGTTCTCGAAGGGCGCATCCCGCTTAGCGGGCAGAGGATTGCAGGCATTCCCGTGGCGACGCTGTCCCGAGTCGACCTCTATGCCGAAAAGATGCTGGCGAACGCCGATCGGTGGAACGATGCAAGTGTGATGTATCGCGACGCCATCGACATCGCAATGATGATCGACCACTGGGGGCAAATTCCCTCCGAAGCCATCGAAAAGACAAGGCCGATATACGGCGACGCTGTCACGACGGATCTGCGGAAGGTGACGCAATTCCTTTCCTCCAACGAATCGGCGTTGAACAGGGCGCTCGCGTCCATGGCAATGGACCCTGAACTAGCACCCCGTATCACTGCGCTGTTGCAGGCTGAGGTTCGCCGGATTGAGGGCAAGCCGCTGTCCCAAGAGACGGGGCTTCCCGACGACATTACCCGCGAACTTGATGCGCGCGGTCTCGTTTCCCAAAGGCTCAATGTGGATCGCGGTCTCTATACGGGCAGCGTCCTGCTGGTCAGCGGGCGCCATGCGGTGCAAGACATCGGCCGCAAGACCGTCGCCGTTCACCAGCTCGCGGACGGCGAGGCAAGGCCCACTGTGGGCGGGCAGTACCGGGTCCAATACCACTACGGTCACGCGGACTGGGAACCGAAAAACCGATCGGGCAAAGAACTGGGGCGGTGA
- a CDS encoding DUF2471 family protein, with the protein MDAMYAADADLKAAVPAAVRRHRAAGTLTWALIHKIEAEVLDEVAATGKHSARMLGMLRASPAMGYPKDDRPVSLEGHEVVPTVFGAIYAEWNRFN; encoded by the coding sequence ATGGACGCCATGTATGCCGCTGACGCGGACCTTAAAGCGGCTGTGCCTGCGGCCGTGCGACGCCACCGGGCCGCTGGAACCCTCACGTGGGCGCTGATTCATAAGATCGAGGCGGAAGTCCTCGATGAAGTAGCGGCCACGGGAAAACACAGCGCTCGAATGCTCGGAATGCTGCGGGCGTCGCCCGCGATGGGCTATCCCAAAGACGACCGGCCGGTCTCGCTTGAGGGACACGAGGTTGTTCCCACGGTGTTTGGCGCGATCTACGCCGAGTGGAACCGCTTCAATTGA